In Phycisphaeraceae bacterium, the genomic stretch TCAGAGTGTCGCCAGCAGTTCAAGTGCTCGCTTGGCTGCCTGATCGATGGGGACCAGTTCCGCCTTCGGCTGGGTTCGAGCTTTGATCTCAACCTGACCGTTGGCAAGCGTTTTCTCGCCCAATGTGATTCGTACGGGGAACCCGATTAGATCAGCGTCCTTGAACTTGACCCCCGGCCGTTCGTCTCGGTCATCGATGATTACGTCAGGGTGAAAAAACGCCCGTGGTTGCGTGGGCGATCGTTCATGTGCCAGTTGAGCAGCGATCCGCTCGGCAACCTCTTTTGCTTGTCCCTCGTAACGGATCGGCGTGATGCAGATCTGGAAGGGTGCGATGGATGACGGCCAGACGATCCCGTTCTCATCATTGCCGCCCTCGCGTTCGATGGCACTGGCGAGAATACGATTTACGCCAATACCGTAGCAGCCCATAATCAGGTGAATACGGGTGTTGTCTGGCAGAAGTGTGGTCACATTCATAGCACGGGTGTACTTGTCACCGAGCTTGAAAACGTGACCAATCTCGATGCCCTTGGTCGTCTTGAGTACGCCGCCGTCATTCCGAGGCGACGGGTCGCCGGCGACGGCGTTGCGAATGTCAGCAATTTTCATCCGCCATGAATCTTCTCCTAGTGGATCCAGAACATCTCGCTTCCAATGAAAGTGTTTGACGTGATGGTCAACCTTGTTCCCGCCGGTAGCCCAGAATTGGTCCACTGCGGCATCGGGATCAATAACTAGTTGAGTAAAAGAATTGGATACCGCCAGTTGAGGGCCGACAAAGCCGACAGGGAAGTTAAGGCTTTCAAAGAGTGATCGAGTATCCCATAGTGTGACCCTTTGCCCTGATTCACGGTTGATATGTTGTTGAATTTTTCCCTCGTTCAACTCGTGGTCGCCTCGCACGACACAGCAGACGACCCACCATTGCAAGGATGTTGAAGGCGCGAGGTCCGACGGGGTACGCGGGGGGGTGATTCGGCCTTCACCATAGGCAACCTTGCGGCTGAACTCTTCCAAATTAGAGGTATCACCTACCGCCGCGATGCGCAGCAGCGTTTTGAGCATATTTTTTGCTTTAACCTTCAGGAACTTACCCACGTCTTCAATAGTCGCGCAGTTTGGAGTATGAATTTTTTCAAGGTCACCCGAAGGTGGGGCAGCCGGTGTGCTGACAAACTGATCCCCAGCAATGCTGCTCATTAGTGATGCCGAAACACCCCGCCGGCCGATTTCCGCTTTCTCAACATTGGCTGCATAGTTTCCCTTATCGCTCTCAAGAATCGTGTCTTCACCCGTCGGACTGGGAACCATGAATTCATGTGATGCGCTGCCGCCGATCGGTCCGCTCTCGGCTTCAAC encodes the following:
- a CDS encoding proline--tRNA ligase, with product MATRWTQTLIPTARQIPAEAEVPSHQLMLRAGLIRKLGSGVYDYLPLGLRSLQKAMSIIREEMETAGAVELLMPTLIPLDLFRSTGRDVAYGDNLFRFKDRHGREQALGPTHEEVVTEIVGAHIESYKQLPLTLYQIQTKFRDEFRPRFGVLRSREFQMKDAYSFHTSVDGPGGLNEVYEKQYAAYERIFKRCGLPYRVVEAESGPIGGSASHEFMVPSPTGEDTILESDKGNYAANVEKAEIGRRGVSASLMSSIAGDQFVSTPAAPPSGDLEKIHTPNCATIEDVGKFLKVKAKNMLKTLLRIAAVGDTSNLEEFSRKVAYGEGRITPPRTPSDLAPSTSLQWWVVCCVVRGDHELNEGKIQQHINRESGQRVTLWDTRSLFESLNFPVGFVGPQLAVSNSFTQLVIDPDAAVDQFWATGGNKVDHHVKHFHWKRDVLDPLGEDSWRMKIADIRNAVAGDPSPRNDGGVLKTTKGIEIGHVFKLGDKYTRAMNVTTLLPDNTRIHLIMGCYGIGVNRILASAIEREGGNDENGIVWPSSIAPFQICITPIRYEGQAKEVAERIAAQLAHERSPTQPRAFFHPDVIIDDRDERPGVKFKDADLIGFPVRITLGEKTLANGQVEIKARTQPKAELVPIDQAAKRALELLATL